In Candidatus Hadarchaeales archaeon, one DNA window encodes the following:
- a CDS encoding class III signal peptide-containing protein: protein MKGQTSVEYLVLFSAILVLIATFSYSLLGTSERKAKETLYLSQAGSASQLIASALEGVVSEGEGSVRTITVKFDQQWNLKLRENEVRVEVLWEKVLVAVRPCRYGFQAEVSRLQPGTYPVIVGWPGDMENLWLENGRIYLYIEPRE, encoded by the coding sequence ATGAAGGGACAAACCTCGGTCGAATACCTGGTGCTCTTTTCCGCCATCTTGGTGCTGATAGCCACCTTCTCCTACTCTCTGCTCGGAACCTCCGAGAGGAAGGCCAAAGAGACCCTCTATCTTTCCCAGGCGGGATCCGCTTCCCAACTCATAGCCTCGGCCCTCGAGGGGGTGGTCTCGGAGGGAGAGGGGAGCGTGAGGACCATAACCGTGAAGTTCGACCAGCAATGGAACCTGAAGCTGAGGGAAAACGAGGTGAGGGTGGAGGTCCTGTGGGAAAAGGTGCTGGTGGCGGTGCGTCCTTGCAGGTACGGCTTCCAAGCCGAAGTATCCCGCCTCCAACCCGGGACCTATCCCGTGATCGTGGGATGGCCGGGAGATATGGAGAACCTCTGGCTGGAAAACGGAAGGATTTACCTGTACATAGAACCGAGGGAATGA
- a CDS encoding DUF2101 family protein: MRKFFRKVGEAVLYPRLPRLRPRKKTKKKEIPGFLKDFFEKRHAGWPEYVMLKLQLSLILLFLFSVLYLLLSHIPLLFFMIFLTLYLLHLSLTQLKRAFREDYPAYLSFTLLVLSFAWLLLLLRLLPPRPLTDSSSLFLPLGLILLFLLSYSLHRWKYGRDFTYGRVEGVRGGKVLVRVGYDLRSNVKPGLYLVESLVTVRRGERVKVGVERDLLGMRGSVPRVVMGRERA, from the coding sequence ATGAGGAAATTCTTCAGAAAGGTGGGAGAAGCCGTGCTCTATCCAAGACTTCCGAGACTCCGTCCGAGGAAGAAGACCAAGAAAAAGGAAATTCCGGGTTTCTTGAAAGACTTCTTCGAGAAAAGACATGCCGGCTGGCCAGAATACGTCATGCTCAAGCTTCAGCTCTCCCTCATCCTCCTCTTCCTCTTCTCCGTGCTTTACCTCCTCCTCTCCCATATCCCCCTCCTCTTCTTCATGATCTTCCTTACCCTTTACCTCCTCCATCTCTCCCTCACCCAACTCAAGAGGGCCTTCCGGGAAGACTATCCCGCTTACCTTTCCTTCACCCTCCTCGTTCTCTCCTTCGCCTGGCTTCTCCTCCTCCTCCGCCTCCTGCCTCCCCGTCCCCTCACGGATTCCTCCTCCCTTTTCCTTCCCCTGGGTTTGATCCTCCTCTTCCTCCTCTCCTATTCCCTTCACCGCTGGAAGTATGGAAGGGATTTTACTTACGGGAGGGTGGAAGGGGTAAGGGGTGGGAAGGTCCTGGTGAGGGTGGGATACGATCTCAGGAGCAACGTGAAACCCGGCCTTTACTTGGTGGAAAGCTTGGTTACCGTTAGGAGGGGGGAAAGGGTAAAGGTGGGCGTGGAAAGGGACCTCCTCGGGATGAGGGGTTCCGTCCCGAGGGTGGTGATGGGGAGGGAAAGGGCATGA
- a CDS encoding FAD-dependent oxidoreductase has translation MSLLPLLRFLLPGHGELKSPEEVGAEEEVKKFTEEVFRWLPFPFLEVLWRVLGLLGLLLERLPPSFLTELNHRSSLFRTLLSLLKTMTVLPYTSRPQVKEVLGTVVEKGKPRVPCPSLVKENLLEFEKRAGTVEIECDVLVVGSGAGGAVVAKELAEKGLRVVVVERGFEHGAGEFTGEPREMIPMLYRNSGSLFAFPLPPLSGPPILLPVGNCLGGTTVINSSTCFRTPDELLERWTEWGLEGLSPAEMRPYFERVEKILSVHPVSLELMGEAHAKVAEGARKLGYRGMPLEKNARGCDATGVCQYGCPIDAKQDMRLTYLPLATLAGAKIYTGFELQQLEVRDGRVVKAGGVIYNRKGERVGRFIVRAQVYVLAAGALYTPVLLLANRIANSSGMVGQNLRIHPCVLVAGFFPEALYGWRTVSQSYGIDFRERGFVLESTTVPPGIGALSTPFWGRELMKVMGEWRKVSSIGVMVNDSDSVGRVLPLFPFPYGLPKLGMEALVFYRLGKRDVGAALEGTIEACRILLEGGAEKVCTGIARMPWVRGPKDLEELERLRAKSADFIWSAYHPQGTCRMGPDPKQGVVDSYGKCHDLENLYVADASIFPECVKVNPQISIMAFATRCADHLWEEWG, from the coding sequence ATGAGCCTCCTTCCCCTCCTCCGCTTCCTCCTGCCAGGTCATGGAGAACTGAAGTCGCCCGAGGAAGTAGGGGCGGAGGAAGAGGTGAAGAAATTTACGGAAGAAGTCTTCCGCTGGCTCCCCTTCCCCTTCCTAGAAGTCCTGTGGAGGGTCCTGGGCCTCCTCGGCCTTCTCTTGGAGAGACTTCCCCCCTCCTTCCTCACGGAGCTCAACCACCGTTCCTCCCTCTTCCGCACCCTCCTCTCCCTGCTCAAGACGATGACCGTACTTCCCTACACCTCCAGACCCCAGGTGAAAGAGGTTCTTGGAACGGTGGTGGAGAAGGGAAAACCCAGGGTTCCCTGTCCTTCCCTGGTGAAGGAGAACCTTTTGGAGTTCGAGAAGAGGGCGGGAACGGTGGAGATAGAGTGTGATGTCCTCGTGGTGGGGTCGGGAGCGGGTGGAGCAGTGGTGGCCAAGGAACTGGCGGAGAAGGGCCTGAGGGTGGTGGTGGTCGAGAGGGGTTTCGAACATGGAGCGGGGGAATTCACGGGGGAACCGAGGGAGATGATCCCCATGCTCTACCGCAACTCCGGCTCCCTCTTCGCCTTTCCCCTCCCTCCCCTTTCCGGCCCTCCCATCCTCCTTCCGGTGGGAAACTGCTTGGGCGGAACCACCGTGATCAACTCCAGCACCTGTTTCAGGACCCCCGACGAACTGCTCGAAAGGTGGACGGAGTGGGGACTGGAGGGTCTCTCCCCGGCGGAGATGAGACCCTATTTCGAGAGGGTGGAGAAGATCCTCTCCGTCCATCCTGTCTCCTTGGAACTGATGGGGGAAGCCCATGCGAAGGTGGCCGAGGGTGCGAGGAAACTGGGATACAGGGGCATGCCTCTCGAGAAGAACGCGAGGGGATGCGATGCCACGGGGGTTTGCCAATACGGATGTCCCATAGATGCCAAGCAGGACATGCGTCTGACCTACCTGCCCCTCGCCACCCTGGCGGGTGCCAAGATCTATACCGGCTTTGAACTCCAACAGCTCGAAGTAAGGGATGGAAGGGTGGTGAAGGCAGGGGGAGTCATCTACAACAGGAAGGGAGAAAGAGTGGGGAGGTTCATCGTGAGGGCCCAAGTTTATGTGCTGGCAGCCGGTGCCCTCTATACCCCCGTGCTCCTTTTGGCCAACAGAATTGCCAACTCGAGTGGAATGGTGGGACAGAACCTGAGGATCCATCCCTGTGTCCTCGTGGCAGGTTTTTTCCCCGAGGCCCTCTATGGATGGAGAACCGTTTCCCAGTCCTATGGAATAGATTTCAGGGAGAGGGGATTCGTGCTCGAGTCAACCACCGTCCCACCCGGAATAGGGGCTCTCTCCACACCCTTCTGGGGAAGGGAACTGATGAAGGTGATGGGGGAATGGAGGAAGGTGAGTTCCATAGGGGTGATGGTGAACGATTCCGATTCCGTGGGAAGGGTTCTTCCTCTTTTCCCCTTTCCGTACGGTCTTCCGAAACTTGGAATGGAGGCGCTGGTTTTCTACAGACTGGGGAAGAGGGATGTTGGGGCGGCACTGGAAGGAACCATCGAAGCCTGTAGAATCTTGCTGGAAGGTGGTGCCGAGAAGGTTTGCACGGGAATAGCTAGGATGCCTTGGGTGAGGGGACCCAAGGACCTGGAAGAACTGGAGAGGCTCAGAGCCAAGAGCGCCGACTTCATCTGGTCCGCCTACCATCCCCAGGGTACCTGTAGGATGGGTCCGGATCCCAAGCAGGGGGTGGTTGACTCCTATGGGAAATGCCACGATCTGGAGAACCTCTATGTGGCCGACGCCAGTATCTTCCCCGAGTGCGTGAAGGTGAACCCCCAGATCTCCATCATGGCCTTCGCCACGAGATGTGCGGATCACCTTTGGGAGGAATGGGGATAA
- a CDS encoding acyl-CoA dehydrogenase family protein, which produces MCGSPLGGMGIMDFELKEEEELIRKLARDFASKEFPELKAGVEEGTFPFELWRKACAAKLVGPRIPEEYGGAGVSMLASILIQEEFCRVNPRLGEALASATLGSDLLIRFGTREQRERYLPPLAGGRARMGVVGIEEGRMFKACGERMEGEVELPSSPPPEYLVVAGWLGGEPSLVLVETEGKLRGRKLLLEGEMGEVIGEKGQAPTMIRDFLTLHRIERSGQALGTAEGALERALRYLEEREGLGKPAWDYSQTLRKLAEIKTEIEASRWLVYRAALSVDEGKCDQVLATMAEWKAGRTAVMAAEEAAMLHEGTWGHLEDYGVERFQSFSLLHPRFPPFSAQKFTPSRFLSEGLEEVERFLRKSGTRGVS; this is translated from the coding sequence ATGTGCGGATCACCTTTGGGAGGAATGGGGATAATGGACTTCGAACTCAAGGAGGAGGAAGAATTGATAAGAAAGCTGGCGAGGGACTTCGCCTCCAAGGAGTTTCCTGAGCTGAAGGCGGGAGTGGAAGAGGGGACCTTCCCCTTCGAGCTATGGAGAAAGGCGTGCGCAGCCAAACTGGTAGGGCCGAGAATCCCGGAGGAATACGGTGGGGCAGGGGTGAGCATGCTGGCGAGCATCCTCATCCAAGAGGAGTTCTGCAGGGTGAACCCGAGGCTCGGGGAGGCCCTAGCTTCAGCCACCCTGGGGAGCGACCTCCTGATAAGGTTTGGGACGAGGGAACAGAGGGAAAGGTATCTGCCTCCCCTAGCGGGGGGAAGGGCCAGGATGGGGGTGGTGGGAATAGAGGAGGGAAGGATGTTCAAGGCTTGCGGGGAGAGGATGGAGGGAGAGGTGGAACTCCCTTCAAGTCCTCCCCCCGAATATCTCGTGGTGGCTGGATGGTTGGGCGGAGAACCTTCTCTGGTGCTGGTCGAAACCGAAGGTAAACTGAGGGGAAGGAAGCTCCTCTTGGAGGGAGAGATGGGGGAGGTGATAGGGGAGAAGGGCCAGGCCCCCACCATGATAAGGGACTTCCTCACCCTCCATAGGATAGAGAGGTCGGGACAGGCGCTGGGAACTGCGGAAGGTGCCTTGGAGAGGGCCCTTCGGTATCTGGAAGAAAGGGAGGGATTGGGCAAGCCGGCTTGGGATTACTCCCAAACCCTGCGCAAGTTGGCCGAAATAAAGACGGAAATAGAGGCCTCGAGATGGCTGGTTTATCGGGCTGCTCTTTCCGTGGATGAGGGAAAATGTGACCAAGTGCTCGCCACCATGGCCGAATGGAAGGCCGGAAGAACGGCGGTGATGGCAGCGGAAGAGGCGGCCATGCTCCACGAGGGAACTTGGGGCCACCTGGAGGATTACGGGGTGGAACGCTTCCAGTCCTTTTCCCTCCTCCATCCCCGTTTTCCACCCTTTTCAGCCCAAAAGTTCACACCTTCTCGCTTTCTTTCGGAAGGGCTGGAGGAGGTGGAAAGGTTCCTCAGGAAGAGCGGGACTCGAGGGGTGTCTTGA